From a region of the Salvelinus alpinus chromosome 2, SLU_Salpinus.1, whole genome shotgun sequence genome:
- the LOC139564469 gene encoding ubiquitin-associated protein 1-like, whose translation MAARKSDTHNNGPISYLDDVPFKINDKFRCPAKVGLPVGICLPDCDSVLANLQYDFSLERRSVRWGVELAEARAAEAARAELESREHSPPAQDPDGGSACGGKRPCPAEEQDALPPAMNPLMASLRHNAILTPLPAPARQTAPSIPTPQYLNLADFEREEDPFDKLELKTLDDREELRNILQSQPQPQTPSPPEAPQPRPASRGSTPPPQLPATSLPAKTVFAHKPNGLVVLQDMDRARDLARGRTMDPDRPCNIRSLTFPKLSDPGDSTFDSYCLAPVPRSLPNGSPPAPQQKREEPPSHTQDTQNGAPKQINAGPPPIPCSGALLSLSPSERQCVETIVAMGYSYEGVLRAMQRRGQNVEQVLEYLFTHARLCERGFDPSAIEECLDMFQNSEEKALEFLSLMTRFCEMGFEKDTIKEVLLLHNNDQDKALEDLMSHASAS comes from the exons ATGGCTGCGAGGAAGTCTGATACCCACAACAATG GACCCATTAGCTACCTTGATGACGTTCCCTTCAAAATCAACGATAAGTTCCGCTGCCCTGCCAAAGTGGGGCTTCCCGTTGGCATCTGCCTGCCGGACTGTGACTCTGTGCTCGCCAATCTGCAG TATGATTTCTCCCTGGAGAGGCGGAGCGTGCGCTGGGGGGTGGAGCTGGCTGAGGCCCGGGCTGCAGAGGCAGCCAGGGCGGAGCTAGAGAGCAGGGAGCACTCGCCCCCTGCCCAGGACCCTGACGGGGGATCGGCCTGCGGGGGGAAGAGACCATGCCCTGCCGAGGAGCAGGACGCTCTCCCGCCCGCAATGAACCCGCTGATGGCCAGCTTGCGCCACAATGCTATTCTCACCCCGCTGCCTGCTCCAGCCAGGCAGACCGCTCCCAGCATCCCAACCCCACAGTACCTTAACCTGGCTGACTTTGAGCGCGAGGAGGACCCCTTCGACAAGCTGGAGCTCAAGACACTGGACGATAGGGAAGAGCTACGCAACATCCTCCAGAGCCAGCCCCAGCCACAAACTCCATCCCCACCTGAGGCACCCCAACCCAGGCCAGCATCTCGAGGCAGCACCCCTCCACCCCAGCTCCCCGCCACTAGCCTTCCAGCCAAAACGGTCTTTGCCCACAAACCCAACGGGCTTGTGGTGCTACAGGACATGGACAGAGCCAGGGATCTGGCTCGGGGACGGACAATGGACCCTGACCGGCCCTGCAACATCCGCTCGCTGACTTTCCCCAAGCTGTCAGACCCCGGGGACTCGACCTTTGACTCCTACTGTCTGGCCCCTGTACCACGTAGCCTACCCAACGGCAGCCCGCCGGCACCCCAGCAGAAGAGGGAGGAGCCACCCAGTCATACCCAAGACACCCAAAATGGGGCACCAAAGCAG atAAATGCAGGTCCTCCCCCTATCCCATGCAGCGGGGCGCTGCTCAGCCTGTCCCCCAGTGAACGGCAATGTGTGGAGACCATAGTGGCCATGGGCTACTCTTACGAAGGGGTCTTGCGGGCCATGCAGAGGCGAGGCCAGAACGTGGAGCAG GTGCTGGAGTACCTGTTTACTCACGCGCGTCTTTGTGAGCGGGGATTTGATCCTAGTGCAATAGAGGAGTGCTTAGATATGTTCCAGAACTCTGAAGAGAAG GCCTTGGAGTTCCTATCGCTGATGACGCGGTTCTGTGAGATGGGCTTTGAGAAGGACACCATCAAGGAGGTGCTGCTGCTGCACAACAACGACCAGGACAAGGCTCTGGAGGACCTCATGTCCCACGCCTCAGCCAGTTGA